AGAAGCTGCTTAACGATGTCATGAAGGCTGGTGTTAAAACAAAAGTCCTAATGCTTTCAGCAACACCTGTTAATAACAGATTTACGGATTTAAAAAACCAGATTGCTTTGGCGTGGGAAGGAGAAACCGGGAAGACAGATGACAATCTGGGTACTGAAAAATCAGTTGAAACAATTTTATCCAATGCGCAGAAAATCTTTAATGACTGGACTAAACTGCCGGTAGAAGAACGAAGCAGTCAGGCGCTGCTTGCCAGCCTCAATATGAATTTTGATTTTTTTAAACTGCTTGATAGCGTTACCATTGCCAGAAGCAGAAAACATATCGAAAAATATTATGACATCAATAAAATCGGCAAGTTCCCTAATCGATTAAAGCCAATTACACACCATGCGGATATTACTGATCTTGAAGGCTTTATTGAGATATCGGAACTCTACAAAGAACTCTCAAGGCTGAACCTGGCTATCTATTCGCCTACAGAATATATTCTGGACAGTAAACGAAGCTTTTATAGTGAGTTATACGACACCAACATCAGTGAAAAAGTAAGCTTTAAACAATCGCACCGGGAAAAAAGCCTGCAAACCCTTATGCGGGTAAACTTGCTTAAGAGGCTTGAAAGCTCTGTCGATTCATTCAGAATCACCCTTAGTAAATTTATAAAAGAGAATGAAATTACCATAGGAAAAATTGAGGATTTTGAAAAGAAAGGCACTCAAGGTTTTGCCGAATCAACCCAACTGAATGATATTAACATAGACTCAGAAAGTGATGACTGGCTGAGTGATGAAATGAGTGTAGGCGGCAAAGTTAAGGTAAACCTTGTCGATATGAACACATCCGGCTGGAAACATGATTTGCAGGCAGATATATTTGTTGCAAAAGCCATATTTAAAGAGATGGCAAAAGTTACGCCGAAACATGATACAAAGCTCCGGGATTTAAAGAATTTCATCAAGAAGAAACTGGAATCTCCTATAAATCCGGGGAATCGCAAAATTCTAATTTTTAGCGCTTTTGCCGATACGGTGAACTATCTCTATCAGAACCTTGCTGACTACAATATGAAAGTCCACAACCTGGCAACCGCAAAGATAACAGGCTCTGATAACAATCAAAACACACTAAAGATAGACAACAGCTTTAATAACCTTCTTATAAACTTTTCCCCCCGTTCAAAAGAACGCAGAAAACAGGATGCCCCTGAAATAGATATTCTGATTGCAACAGACTGTATATCAGAGGGACAAAACTTGCAGGATTGCGACACACTCATAAATTACGATATCCACTGGAATCCAGTCCGCATTATCCAGCGGTTTGGTCGAATAGACAGAATCGGGTCTATAAATAAAGATATTCAGCTCGTCAACTTCTGGCCGCAGCTTTCTCTTGATGACTATATCAATTTGAAAAACCGGGTCGAAAGTAAAATGTTCATGGTGGACGCAACTGCTTCCGGCGAAGATAATGTACTCACCAATAAATCATCAGATCTGCTTTTCAGAAAAAAACAGCTTGAAAAGTTGCAGGAAGAAGTAGTGGATATTGAAGAAATGGGTTCAGGAGTATCCATAACCGATCTTGGCTTAAATGATTTCCGAATGGACCTGGTGAATTATATCAAAGAGCATGGCAGCCTTGAGAGGGTTGCGAATGGCATGCATACTGTATGCAAAGAGGATACTGAACGGGGCATTGAAGAAGGCGTTGTTTTTGTTTTAAAGAATATCAATAATGAAATCAATATTGACAAAACAAACCAGCTCCACCCGTTTTATCTGGTATATATAAAAGCAGATGGTTCAATTCTGTCCAACCATTTAAATGTTAAAAACACACTGGATATCCTGCGAACCCTGTGCAAGGGAAAAAGTGAACCGATCAAAGAAGTATATGATCTTTTTAATGATGAAACCGATGATGGCAAAAATATGTCGAAGTATTCCGGTTTACTCAATAAGTCCATTGAAGCGGTGCTCAATGTCAAAGATGAAGGCGATGTTGATAGTCTTTTTACAGCAGGCGGTACCACTGCCCTGATGAATAATATAAAAGGTCTGGAAGATTTTGAGCTATTAACTTTTGTGGCGGTAAAATAATGAAGACAAATAACCACGAAACACACGAAAGGCACGAAAAGAGGAAAAACATTTTTAATTCTTCTTTCGAGTGTTTCGTGGTAAAAAATAAGGACGTACAGTAATGGAAAATGAAGGGCGCGAAAAAATACTTTATAAAGATGAATGTTTTTTAATTCAGGGAGCAATCTTTGAAGTATATCGTGAGATGGGATGTGGCTTTTTGGAAGCTGTATATCAGGAATGTCTTGAAAAAGAGCTTACTTGTAAAGGAATTCCCTTTTATTCTCAGAAAGAAATTCTTCTTACTTACAAGGGGGAAAAACTTGAACAACGGTACAAACCGGATTTAATCTGCTATGATAAAATAATTGTTGAGTTAAAAGCCGTTACGGAATTGGCTAATGAGCACAAAGCACAATTGTTTAATTACTTAAAGGCTACAGGCCATAAACTTGGTTTACTTGTCAATTTTGGTCATCATCCGAAGGTGCAAATTGAAAGGATAATTTTATAAACCATGAAATACACGAAAATCACAAAATTTGGAAAAGAGTTTTTGCTCTTCTTTCGAGTATTTCGTGTGTTTCGTGGTAAAAAGAGTGAATTGTGAATGATGAATTAAAACTGCCAAAAGAGTCTTTTGTAAATAAGTTTATTGCAAAAACCAAATTTTACGAAAAGGCAACGCTCAGTTCAAAGCTTCAGAAGGAATTTGTCGATAAAATTCAAAAAATCACCTGGAAGTATAAACTTGCCGAAAGCACAGTAGGCATAACCAAAACAGACACAGTTACAGAGATACAAATATTTGAAATTGAGTTGAAAGAACTGGTAATCCCTAAAAAAGTACTTCAGGTTATTGATAAAACCATACCGTATAAGATTTTATACCGATTTGTTTTTAATGAGAGCGTGGCGTATGGAATAACACTGAAAGAAAATACCAGTGTTGAAAACTACTATTTTTCCGACTGGAATGAAGATATGCTTTTTGATTTTACTGGTATTAATCTGGAAAAGGTCTATCAAAAATTGGTGAGGGCATTTATCCGGAACAAAGCAAAAACGAAAAGCAGTTTTCAGGAAATTATTGATGTTGATAAAAAGATTAAGACATTAGAAAACGAGATAACCGCTCTGGAAGTTAAAATTTCAAAGGAAAAACAGTTTAACCGCAAAGTTGAGATAAATAAGATTCTGCTGGCAAAGAAAGCTGAGTTGAAGAGGATTGTTGAAGAATGAACCACGAAACACACGAAAGACACGAAAATAGGGAAAGCGTTTTTAATTTTCTTTCGAGTATTTCGTGTGTTTCGTGGTAAAAAAAATAAGGAGTTATAGCAAGTGGACAAACTGAAAATGCAGACACCGGACTTGACGGATAAAAATATAGAACAGATTGCGGCTCTTTTCCCTAATGTAATTACCGAAACAAAAGATGAAAACGGCAATCTTAGAAAGGCTGTTGATTTTGACCTGCTCAAACAGAGTTTATCCAAAAATCTTGTGGAAACCGATGACGAACGCTACCGGCTGGACTGGCCGGGGAAAAAGGCTTCACTCCTAAAAGCCAATACGCCCATTACCAAAACATTGCGACCGTGCAGAGAAGAATCGGTAAATTTTGATACCACCGAAAACCTGTATATCGAAGGCGATAATTTTGAAGTGCTGAAAATTTTACAGGAGAGTTATCTCGGCAAAGTGAAGATGATCTATATTGATCCGCCGTATAATACAGGTAATGATTTTATCTATAAAGATGATTTTAAAAAGAGCAAAGAAGCGTATGAAGAAGAACTTGGTGTAGAGGATGAAGAAGGCGGAAAGCTTTTTAAGAATACAGACAGTAACGGCAGGTTTCATTCCGATTGGCTGAGTATGATGTATGAAAGGCTTATAATAGCAAGGGATTTGTTGGCTGGTGATGGGCTTATTGCGGTATCTATTCATGATACAGAGCTTTTTCAATTAGGCAAAATCCTTGATGAAATCTTTGGTGAAGGAAATAAATTAGCATGCGCGCCATGGTTATCAGAAGCAAGTGGGGGTAAAGAAAAAACAGGGCTCCGAACGGGCCATGAATACTTACTTATTTATTATAAGAATTCCATTATTAATATTTCTCAAGAAGAACGTTCAACTGGTGGGTTAAATCAGAAAGATATAAACGGACCTTATAGAAAAGGACGTGAGCTAATGAAATGGGGTGGTGTATCTTTAAGAGAAGATAGGCCCAATCAATTTTACCCATTAGTCACGCCTAAGGGTATTGAGGTGGTTCCATATAGAAACGATGGGAAAGAAGGTCATTGGCGCTGGGGCAAAAATAATCCACTAATTGTTGTAGCACTAAAAGATCCTGATTTTTTTCATTGGGAACTTAGGAATTATGACTCCGGGGTTAGCGTGAATGGGAAAACAGAAAGATGGGTACCCTATGAAAAAATTAGAGATATTAAAAAATCAGTAGGATGGAGTACTTGGCTGGATAAATACGGTTCTAATGCTGATGCTACTAGAGAATTAAAAGAACTATTTGATTTTAAGCCTTTTGATACTCCCAAACCTACACAATTGATAAAATGGTTTATAAATCTTTACTCTGACGATAATGCTATTGTGTTGGATTTTTTTTCTGGCTCAGCAGCAACAGCCCACGCAGTAATGCAGCTCAACGCCGAAGATAACGGCAACCGCAAATTCATCATGGTACAACTCCCCGAAAAAACCGACGAAAACAGCGAAGCCTACCAAGCAGGTTACAAAACCATTGCCGAAATCGGCAAAGAACGCATCCGCCGTGCAGGGAAGAAAATAATAGAAGAATTAACCACGAAAAACACGAAAAAAGAGAACAAAGAATATGATCTGTTTGGCGAGGTCAACAACAAAAATTCTGATCCCCTTTCGGGTATTTCGAGTGTTTCGTGGTCAAAAAATATCGATATCGGCTTTCGTGTTTACAAAACCGCCGATAGCAACATGAAAAATGTGTTTTATCATCCGAGTGAACTCAAACAGGAGCAACTCAGTTTTCTTGAAAGCAACATCGAAGAAGACCGCACCCCAGAAGACCTTTTAACTCAAGTTATTCTTGATCTCGGTCTTGAACTCTCCTTGCCCATAGAAACAAAAAAGATACTCGGCAACACAGTTTTTATCGTCCAGACCAATGCTCTTGTCGCCTGTTTTGATAATGACATTGATTTTAAAATTATCGATACCATAGCGGATTTAAAACCTTTTAAAGTAGTATTTAAAGATGCCGGCTTCAAAGACGACAAAGACCGCATAAATGTGGAAGAGCGGTTTAAAAGGCTGTCGCCGGAAACGAAAGTGATGGTGATATAATTATGAAAAAAGATAATGAAAAGCTGACAGAGTTTTTGCTGTATAAGAATCCCAATGGTGAAATCAAAATTGATGTTTATTTGTATAATGAGACTATTTGGCTGCCGCAAAAAAAAATAGCTCAACTTTTTGATGTTGGCGTTCCTGCTATATCTAAGCATTTAAAAAATATTTTTGAGACCAACGAACTTGATGAAAAAGTGGTTGTTTCCATTTTGGAAATACCCACTCAGCATGGCGCTATTGAGGGGAAAACCCAAGTAAACCAGACTAAATTTTACAATCTTGATGCCATTATTGCAGTTGGTTACAGGGTAAATTCTCTTCGAGCAACCCAGTTTCGTATCTGGGCAACACAAGTTCTTAAAGAATATATAATTAAAGGCTACACAATGGATGTGGAGCGTTTGAAAAATCCAAAACCTCTTTTCGGTAAAGACTATTTTGATGAGCAGCTCGAAAAGATAAGGGACATCCGCAGTAGCGAAAGAAGGCTATATCAAAAAATTACAGACATTTATGCTGAATGCAGTATTGATTATGATGTGAACGCAGAGACTACAAAATTGTTTTTCGCAACAGTTCAAAATAAACTTCACTGGGCAATTACAAAGCAGACAGCGGCTGAAGTTATTGTATCCCGAGCAGATCACAAAAAAGATTATATGGGGC
This region of Pseudomonadota bacterium genomic DNA includes:
- a CDS encoding site-specific DNA-methyltransferase translates to MDKLKMQTPDLTDKNIEQIAALFPNVITETKDENGNLRKAVDFDLLKQSLSKNLVETDDERYRLDWPGKKASLLKANTPITKTLRPCREESVNFDTTENLYIEGDNFEVLKILQESYLGKVKMIYIDPPYNTGNDFIYKDDFKKSKEAYEEELGVEDEEGGKLFKNTDSNGRFHSDWLSMMYERLIIARDLLAGDGLIAVSIHDTELFQLGKILDEIFGEGNKLACAPWLSEASGGKEKTGLRTGHEYLLIYYKNSIINISQEERSTGGLNQKDINGPYRKGRELMKWGGVSLREDRPNQFYPLVTPKGIEVVPYRNDGKEGHWRWGKNNPLIVVALKDPDFFHWELRNYDSGVSVNGKTERWVPYEKIRDIKKSVGWSTWLDKYGSNADATRELKELFDFKPFDTPKPTQLIKWFINLYSDDNAIVLDFFSGSAATAHAVMQLNAEDNGNRKFIMVQLPEKTDENSEAYQAGYKTIAEIGKERIRRAGKKIIEELTTKNTKKENKEYDLFGEVNNKNSDPLSGISSVSWSKNIDIGFRVYKTADSNMKNVFYHPSELKQEQLSFLESNIEEDRTPEDLLTQVILDLGLELSLPIETKKILGNTVFIVQTNALVACFDNDIDFKIIDTIADLKPFKVVFKDAGFKDDKDRINVEERFKRLSPETKVMVI
- a CDS encoding GxxExxY protein; its protein translation is MENEGREKILYKDECFLIQGAIFEVYREMGCGFLEAVYQECLEKELTCKGIPFYSQKEILLTYKGEKLEQRYKPDLICYDKIIVELKAVTELANEHKAQLFNYLKATGHKLGLLVNFGHHPKVQIERIIL
- a CDS encoding virulence RhuM family protein yields the protein MKKDNEKLTEFLLYKNPNGEIKIDVYLYNETIWLPQKKIAQLFDVGVPAISKHLKNIFETNELDEKVVVSILEIPTQHGAIEGKTQVNQTKFYNLDAIIAVGYRVNSLRATQFRIWATQVLKEYIIKGYTMDVERLKNPKPLFGKDYFDEQLEKIRDIRSSERRLYQKITDIYAECSIDYDVNAETTKLFFATVQNKLHWAITKQTAAEVIVSRADHKKDYMGLASWKNSPYGKIRKSDVSIAKNYLTEKELKPLNRIVTMYLDYAEHQAERGIPMTMKDWVKKLDAFLQFNEEEVLQNAGKVTAEIAKSIAESEFEKYRPIQDRLFESDFDREIKKLLETKE
- a CDS encoding DUF4391 domain-containing protein, with the protein product MNDELKLPKESFVNKFIAKTKFYEKATLSSKLQKEFVDKIQKITWKYKLAESTVGITKTDTVTEIQIFEIELKELVIPKKVLQVIDKTIPYKILYRFVFNESVAYGITLKENTSVENYYFSDWNEDMLFDFTGINLEKVYQKLVRAFIRNKAKTKSSFQEIIDVDKKIKTLENEITALEVKISKEKQFNRKVEINKILLAKKAELKRIVEE